A window of Lysobacterales bacterium genomic DNA:
CGGTATAGCCGAACATTTCGAGGTAGGCGTGGTTGGCGCGGATGTGCATGCCTTCGTGAGCGTAGGCGATGGGGTCGCGCGATGAGTCGATCAGCGCGTCGCAGCGGCGCGCGGTTTCGCGCAGGGCTTCCTCCAGCCGCTGCTGGCTGCGCCGCGCCTCGGTGGCAAGCCAGGCGTGCTTGAGCGTTGGCAGGATCTGCTCCGGTCGCTGGCGCAGCACGATGTGGAAGGCACCCTGTGCACACGCTTCAAGCACGGTCGCTTCATCAATGCCTGAGTGGCTGGCAACCAGGGCCGCATGGCGGCCGGCCTTGCGCACCGCTTGCGCAACTTCGGCGAAAGGCAGGCGCTTGCCGCCCCAGGCCGCGATCACGAGGTCGGGCTGCTGTTTGCCGAGCTGATCGACAAGCTCATCAATGGTTTCGGGGCGAGCGCTGCGAACGGCGATGCCGCCATTGCGCAATGCGCTGACGATCGACTCTGCGTCTTCGAGGTTGTCCTCGATCTGCAGCAGTCGGATCACGGTTTCCTGTTTGGCCATCGAACTCCCTTGAAACTGCGATTGCGACGGGCACGCAGCCGAAGCTGCCTGCCTGCCGGACCCGCCCCCCAACGGACCTTTGGCTGGTGATGCTGCCGGCGCCGGGCGATGCCATCCATCGCGCCCTGCGCGCCGCAGGTCGGCCCAACGCTAACGCTGGCCGCCTGTTCTGCAAGACATCGGAGTGTGTCCAAATCGCGAGGAGTGCGCAAACGCCCATCGCGCTCCGTCGTTCACCTTGTTAGGAGCTTCACGTTTCGGCCGTGAGCACCAGCGGCAGTTTGCTGTTGGCTCCCGCACGCTCGCGTACCAGCTTGGGCACGAGGTAGCCGGGCAGCCGCCCGCGCAGCGCGGCCTCCAGCGCCAGCGCTTCGGTGTCGGGCACCTCGAAGTGCGCGGCACCGGCAACGCGGTCTAGCTGGTGCAGGTAGTAGGGCAGAGCGCCGGCAGCAAAGCTCGCCTCAGCGAGGTCGACCTGAGCCTCGACCGTGTCATTGATGCCGCGCAGCAGCACCGCCTGGTTCAGCACGGTCAGGCCCGCCGCTCGCAGCGCGGACAGCGCGCGGGCGACCGAGGCATCGAACTCGCGGCCGTGGTTGGCGTGAATCACCATCACCTTCTGCAGGGGCAGGGCGGCCAGCCAGTCGATGAGATCGGTATCGACGCGCTCGGGCAGCACCACCGGCAGCCGGCTGTGAAGACGCAGGCGGCGCACCTGCGGCAGGGCGAGCAGCTGCGCGCTGAGTTCGCGCAGCTTGGCGGTCGACAGCGACAGCGGATCGCCGCCGCTCAGGATCACCTCGTCAACGCTCGGATCGGCCTCCAGCGTGTCGAGCGCAGCCTGCCAGGCGTTCGCGGCCGCACTGTCTTCCGCGTAGGGGTAGTGGCGGCGGAAGCAGTACCGACAGTGCACGGCGCAGCTGCCCGTGGCCACCAGCAGGGCGCGGCCCTGGTACTTCTGCAGCACGCCGCGACCGCTGCGGGCCGCCGTGTCGCCCACGGCATCAAGCCCGAAACCTTCGACCTCAAGGGTCTCCAGATCGAGCGGCAGCACCTGGCGCAGCAGCGGGTCGTGGGGGTCGCCGTGGCGCATGCGCGCGACAAAGCCGCGCGGCACCCGCAGCGGAAAGCCGGCCGCATCCGCGGGCAGGCGTTCGGCCAGCGCTTCCAGCCCCAGTACATGCAGCAGCTCCAGGGGATCCGTGATGGCGTCCCGCCACAGTCGACGCCAGTCGCCGGACGAGCCCTCGGTCGCGGCGGGCTGCGCGCTCCGCGGGTTTGCGCTTATCATTTCGCCTCTTTGGCCGGCGATTCGCCGGCGATCACCGAAAACCCGATAGTTTAGCCGCAGCCTGCGGCTCGAACTTCATTACTCCGGAGCACGCATGGCCACCTACGGTCTGAACGACGTCAAGAACGGACTCAAGATCATCCTGGACAGCGACCCCTACGTCATTGTCGAGGCCGAGTTCATCAAGCCGGGCAAGGGCCAGGCCTTCACCCGCATCCGCGTGCGCAACCTGAAGAACGGCCGCACCACGGAGAAGACGCTGAAGGCCAACGAAACGGTAGAAGGCGCCGACGTCGTCGATACCGACATGCAATACCTGTACAGCGACGGCGAGTTCTGGAACTTCATGCAGCCCGACAGCTTCGAGCAGTTCAGCGCCGACGCCACCGCCATGGGCGATGCGGCCAAGTGGCTGAAGGGCGAGGAGATGTGCGTGATGACGCTTTGGAACGGCGCACCACTGTCGGTGGCCCCGCCGAACTTCGTCGAGCTGCAGATCGTCGAGACCGACCCCGGCGTGCGTGGCGACACGGCCTCGGGCGGCGGCAAACCGGCCAAGCTCGAAACCGGTGCCGTGGTGCGCGTACCGCTGTTCATCGAGAACGGCGAATTCATCCGCTGCGACACCCGAAGCGGCGAATACGTGAGCCGAGTCAAGTAAGCCCCTCCGACCCGGCCCTGCGCCGGGTCGGTGCTATAGGGCGACTGGAAACCGTACAGGAGGCATGGAGCGCATGCGTGAGATCGACCTGCTGATCGAGGCCGGCTGGGTGGTGCCCGTCGAGCCGCATGCCGTGGTGCTGGAGCAGCACGCCGTGGCGGTGGACGCCGGCCGCATCGTCGAGCTGCTGCCGATCCCGGCGGCGCGCGCGCGCTACGCCGCCCGCGAGACCGTGAGCCGTCCCAGGTCCGTGTTGATTCCGGGCCTCGTCAACGTCCACGTGCACAACCCCATGACCCTGATGCGCGGCTTGGCCGATGACCTGCCGCTGATGACCTGGCTGAACGATCACATCTGGCCGGTCGAGGGCGCGGTGATCGGCCGCGAGTTCGTCGGCTGCGGCGTCGAACTGGCGGTGGTTGAGATGCTGCGCGGCGGCACCACCACCTGCAACGAGAACTACTTCTTCCCTGATGCCGCCGCCGCCACCTACCGGCGGATGGGCTTCCGCGCCTGCGTCGGCCTGCCGGTGATCGATTTCCCCACCGCCTGGGCCGCCTCGGACGACGAGTACTTCGACAAGGCCCTGGAGCTGCACGACGCCCTGCGCGGCGACGCCCTGGTCAACACCGCCTTCGTGCCGCATGCGCCCTACACGGTGAAGGACGCGAGCTTCGAACGCATCCGCCTGCTCGCCGACCAGATGGGCCTCGTCGTGCACTGCCACGTGCATGAAACTGCGCAGGAGATCGAGGACTCGCTCAAGCAGTACGGGCAGCGCCCGCTGGCACGCCTGCAGCGGCTGGGCCTGGTGAACTCGCAGCTGCTGGCCATCCACATGACCCAGCTCACGCCCGCCGAAATCGAGCTGTGCGCGGCCCAGGGCGTGTCGATCGGCCATTGTCCGGAATCCAACCTCAAGCTGGCTTCGGGCTTCTGCCCGATCGAGGCCCTGCGCCGCGCCGGCGCCAACATCGCACTCGGCACCGACGGCTGCGCCAGCAACAACGATCTCGACATGTTCGGCGAGATGCGCACCGCCGCGTTGCTGGCCAAGGGCGTGGCGATGGATGCCGCGGCACTTGATGCCCCCAGCGCGCTGCGCATGGCCACCCTCGGCAGCGCCCGGGCGATGGGGATGGAAGACACCATCGGCTCGATCGAGCCCGGAAAAGCGGCTGACCTCGTGCTTGTCGATCTCGATCAGCCCGAATCGCAGCCGTTCTACAACGTGATCTCGCAGCTGGTGTACGCCGGCGCGCGCCAGCAGGTCAGCGATGTCTGGATCAACGGTCGCGCGCGCCTGCGCGATCGCCAGCTGGTCGATGTCGATCTCGAAGCCTTGATGGCGCGCGTGGCTGAATGGCGCACGCGGATCGCCGGCATTCCGCGCCGCCACTGAGCGCGCGCGGCCGCAGCCGAATCTTCAATGCCTATTGCGCAGTGGCGTCCCCTGCGCACTGGAGTCACCGATGAACCCCCCCGCTGTGAACCAAAGCTCGCGCCGCGAGAACGTCGACCCCGCCGAGCTTGCGCGCTTCGGCCAGCTGGCCGCGCGCTGGTGGGACCCGAACGGGGAAGCCCGGCCCCTGCACGACCTGAATCCCGCGCGTCTCGGCTACGTCGCCGAGCGCGTGGGACTGGATGGTGCCGAGGTGCTCGACGTCGGCTGCGGAGGCGGTCTGCTGTCCGAGGCGCTGGCCTCGCGTGGCGCCAGCGTCACCGCCCTGGATCTGTCTCCCGAAGTGCTGGAGGCGGCGCGACTGCACCTGTACGAATCCGGGCTGAAGGTCGACTACCGCGAGCAGTCGGTCGAGTCGCTGGCCGAGCATTGCCCTGCGCGCTTCGACGCCATCACCTGCATGGAGATGCTCGAACACGTCCCCGACCCGGCTTCGATCGTCGAGGCCTGTGCCCGATTGCTCAAGCCCGGCGGTCGTCTGTTCCTGTCGACCTTGAACCGCACGCCTGCAGCCTTTGGGCTCGCTATTGTCGGCGCCGAGTACGTGATGCGCCTGCTGCCGCGCGGCACCCACCGCTACGCCCAGTTCATCCGTCCGTCCGAGCTCGCCGGCGCACTCCGTCGCGCGAGCCTGGAGCTGGAGGACGTCAGCGGCCTGCACTACAACCCGCTGACGCGTTCGGCGACGGTGGGGGGGCACACCCAGGTCAACTACCTCGCCTGTGCAGTCAAGCCGGAGGCGGGCCGTGGCTGAGCGTGGGGCGGTGCTGTTCGATCTCGACGGCACCCTGGTCGACAGCGCCGCCGATTTGCTGCATGCAGCGAACGTGCTGCGCGCGCGGCGCGGGCTTGAGGCCCTCGCGATGGGGCGCTTTCGGCCCTTCGTTTCGCGTGGCGCGCGCGCCATGCTGGGCGCCTCGTTGCCGGGATTCGCGCCCGAGGACGAATCGACCTTGGCCGAGTTCCTGAACGTCTATGCCGCGGCGGTGGCCGCGCATTCGTGTCTCTTCCCCGGCGTCGCCGCGCTGCTTGATGCGATCGAAACCCGGGGCCTGCGCTGGGGCATCGTCACCAACAAGGCCGAAGGCCTGGCCCGCCCGCTCTGCGAGGCGCTGGGCCTGTTGCCGCGCTGCGCGGTGCTGATTGGCGGCGACAGCCTGCCGCAGCGCAAGCCGCACCCCATGCCCCTGCTGGAAGCCTGCCGGCGCATCGACGCCGCGCCGGCCGCCAGCCTGTACCTGGGCGACGACCCGCGCGACATCGAGGCCGCGCACGCGGCCGGCCTGCGTGGCATCGCCGTGGACTGGGGCTACTTCGACCCGGCGCATCCGCCGGCGGCCTGGGGCGCACAGCGGGTGATCAGCGCCCCGCTGCATGTGCTGGACGAGCCCCTGCTGCGCGAGCGTGCGGTATGAGCGAGGCCAGCCTGCAGGCGCAGATCCAGAAGCTGGAGGCGCGTCGTCCCGAACTGGCCCAGCAGACGATCTTCCTGCCGGCCGCGCAGCGCGATCGCATCGCGCTCTGGTATGCCTTGCAGGACGAGATCGAGGAGGCCTGCTTCGAGCTTTCCGAACCCTTCATTGCCCACACCAAGCTGGGCTGGTGGGCGGAGGAGCTGGAGCGCGGAGCGCGCGGCGAGGGGCGTCATCCGCTGGTGCAGGCCTTTTTTGATTTGCCAGCCGCACGCGCGGCGGACGCCGCACTGTGGCGCGGTTTGCCGCATGCGGCCCTCGGTCTGATCGAGCGTGAGTTGGCGCCGGGCTCGGTCGAACAGTCGCTGTCGGCGCTGCGCCCCTTGGCGTTCGCTTTGGATCAGCTGGAGCGCGCGCTGTTCGGCGGTGACAGCGCGGAATCGGACATTGCCATCGAGCTGCTGCTGCGTCGCCAGCAGCGCGCCGCGCTGGGGCACCACGCGCAGGCCCGGCTGCCGCGCAACCTGCTGGCCCGGCATGGGCTGGCGCCCTCGCACCTGGCCGAGCCCGACAAGCGCACCGAACGCGCTGCGTTTGCGCGGGATTTCGCGGCGGCACTGCGTGAGCAGCGCGCCTCCACAGGCAGCCGCAGCGCGCGGCCACGAGCGCTGCAGACGGCTGTGTTGACGTGGCAGTTGAGTCGGCTGTCGCGCCACGGCGAGCTTGCGCCGCCGCGCGGCTTCGGCCTGATGCTTGCGCTGTGGCGGGCCGCCCGCGGCAGCGCGCCGCTGCCCGGCTGAGGTGCTTCGCGGGACACAGTGTTGTCGCCTGTGTGCGAGAGCGCTCAGCTCGCAGCCGGTATAGTCGCGCGCAGCCCCTGGAACGCCGACTCTGCCCGGCGCCGTGGTGCCTTCGGGTCCGCAGCAAATGTGCATGCACGATCGTGAAGGCTTGACGTGAAGGCGACAGCCCCCCACCTAAGGTGCAGCCGGCCAATCCCATGACCGATTACGAGGAGACACCTGTGTCCCCACCCATTGCCGACAACGCCGTGCGCGCAATGCCCGACATCGCCTCCGAAGCCAAGCCCGCCGTTGCTGGCGTGCTCGATTGGGTGGGCATGGGGCAGATCGAAGTGCCGGTGAGCGTGGCCAACGCCGAAGGGCAGACGGTCACTTCGGGAGCGCGCGTTACCGCCTTCGTCAACCTGAAGCGTCCAGACGTGCGCGGCATCCATATGTCGCGGCTGTACCTGCACGTCGACAAGACCCTCTCGAACGAGGCGCTGTCGCCGACCAGCCTGCGCCGTCTGCTGAAGGACTTCCTCGAGTCGCATGCGGAGCTGTCTGACCGTGCCTTCGTGCGCGTCGAGTTCGAGCATCTGGTGCGCCGCCGCGCGCTGAAGAGCGACAACTCCGGCTGGAAGAGCTACCCCTGCGTGATCACGGGCCTGATGGAGCACGGCCAGTTCCAGGTCGAGCTGTCGGTGCAGATTCCGTACTCCAGCACCTGCCCCTGTTCGGCGGCGCTGGCGCGGCAGCTCATCCAGGAGCAGTTCCAGACGGACTTCCCTTCGGGCGCGGGCATCGACCGGGACTCCGTCCTGGCGTGGCTGGGCACCGAGCGAGGTATTCGCGCCACGCCGCACAGCCAGCGGTCCACGGCCGAGGTTCGCGTGCGCCTGCTGCCCTCGTTTGCCAACTTCCCGATCATCGACGTGATCGACCGCGTCGAGGGCGCGCTGAAGACACCAGTGCAGTCTGCGGTGAAGCGCGAGGACGAGCAGGCCTTCGCGTTGCTGAACGGCGAGAACCTGATGTTCTGCGAGGACGCCGCGCGTCGCATGCAGGCCGCTTTGAACGCTGACGAGCGCATCGCCGACTTCTGGGTGCGCGCCTCGCACTACGAAAGCCTGCATCCGCACAACGCGGTGGCGGTGGCGGTGAAGGGCGTGCCCGGTGGCTATGCAAGCGGCCTGGACTGGATCGCCCGGCTCTCCGAGCACCATTGAGCCGAAAGCACCCCGCAACGAGAACCCCGGCCTTGTGCCGGGGTTTTCGTTTTCAGCGCGGGCCCGCGCTTACCAGAACGGCCGCCACCACGGACCCCAGTAGGGCGAGCGGAAGGGATAGGCATAGCGGTGGTCGATGCGTTCCTCGCGCTCTTCCCACAGGTAGACGACTTCGGCATCGAGTCGCGGATAGTTGAAGCTGTAGCCGCCAATGGCGCGCGGCTCGAAGCCGCTGATCCGGCCGGTGAAGGTGACATCGCGGCCTTCCGCGAACAGTGCCGGGTCGTAGAAGCCACTGCGGCAGGCGATGAAGCGGCCGTCGGTGACCTCGCGCTTCAACTGCGGCTTGCCGTCCGACCGCAGCGGGCGCGACAGCACGGTGAAGCAGGTGCGGCTTGCCTCAGGCTCGACCGAGATGAGGCTGCCGCCCCAGCGCACGCTGGCCCCCGGCGTGCCCTGTTGGCTGGCCTGCTCCGGGCTGAGGGTGCTGAATTCGCCGCGGATGGGTTTGGGCCCCGAGGCGCAGGCGCTGAGCGCGAGCACCGCGCATGCGATGGGCAGCGAGCGAAGACGTGGACTCATGGCTTGACTCCTGTCGGTGCAGAGGAAGGAACAGTCGCTCGATGCCGTCGCGGGCGGAAGGCTCGCAGCGCGCGGATCAGGCGGGCGCGCTCGGCGTCATCGGCATCGGCAGCGTAACGTTGGGCACTGTAAGCCCGAGTGAGTTCAAGCAGATCCGCGGCCAGCCGGGGCAGCGCCGCCGCCGCCCGGCGACCAAAGCTGAGTGGCGCTTCATCGGCGCGGCGCTCGATGCCGAGTTTGCCAAGCCTTCGACAGAACAGCAGCCAGGCCGCGACCAGCGGGTCGGCGCTGCGCGGGCCGCCGCGCAGCACCAGCCAAAGCGTGAGCGCGAGCGCGAGGCCGAACGCCCCGGCCAGCGCCAGCCCGAGCTCGCGCCAGTCGCTGGCATCGATGCCGAAGCTGAGCAGCAGGCTGCGCTGGCGCGCCGCATTGAAGCCGAGCACCAGCGTATTCCAGCCGTGGCGCAGCCAGTCGGCGGCGTCGAGCAGGGGGCCAAGACCCGACTTCCACCCCGACTGGGATTCCGCGTCGATCGAGTTCCCGCCTTCAATCCGCTGCGGGGACACCGCGGCGGTTGGATCGATACGGACCCAGCCGCGCTCGTCCATCCAGATTTCGCTCCAGGCATGCGCATCGGACTGACGCACGAGCACATAGTCGCCGATGGGGTTGTAGAAGCCACCCTGATAGCCGGTGACGACGCGAGCCGGAATGCCCGCCATCCGCATCATCACCGTGAAAGCTGAGGCGAAGTGTTCGCAGAACCCCTCGCGGGTCTGGAACATGAATTCGTCAACGCTGTGCCGACCCAGTGGAGCGGGGCTGAGCGAGTAGCTGAACTCCCGGTTGAACAGCTCCAGCGCTTTTGACACCAGCGCATCGTCGTCGAGCCCCTCAGCTTGCCAGCCTTGAACCAGGGCGAGCGTTTGCGGATTGAACTCCTCCGGCAGCCTCAGCATTTGCCTGCGCATGTGCGCAGACAGCGACGTCGCGACGACGCCTTCGATCGTGGACTCGAGTTCGAAGCGCATGACATCGGTGAGCCGCCTCGCCGAAACCACGCTGTCGTCCTGCAGAAGCTGGAGGCCTTCAGTCGCCGCCAGCGTCCGAGGATCCACCGCGTCAAGACCGACAACCCAGTGACGCTCATTGGGTTCCTGGGTCATCCGATATCGGAATCGCTCGCCTTCGCGAAGGGCTGAAGGCAAGGGCTGCGGCTGCGACAACCATGGCGAGAATGCCCAGGTTCGACCATCGAACTGGGTCAGGACCGGACCTCGCCAATAGAGCCGCTGCTCCTCTGGCCGAGCTCCGATGAACTCGACGCGCAGAACCGGAGTGTCGTCGCCGATCAGATTCAATATGTCGCCGGGACTCATTCGATCGCTCAGGCCGGTCTTCGCCTGATCCGAGTTCTCCGGCAGCCCCCACAGCGGCTGCGGCAGCCGCGGGAAGAGCAGAAAGCCCACCGCCGCCAGCGGCAGCGACAGCAGCATGAGCAGGCCCGTGGCGCGCAGCCGGCGTGCGAGCCCGGGAGCTTCCGTGGGGCTGCCGCTTTCGATTTCGCTGACCCTTGCCAGCGCGGTGAGGATCAGCACCGCCGACAGCAGCGCCAGCAGCAGGGTCAGCGGGCCCTGGTCCTGCAGGAACGCGGCCATGATCGCGAACAGGCTGAAGCTCAGCAGGGCGCGTGCGTCGCGCAGCGTGTTCGTCTCCAGCAGCTTCAGCGCCAGCATGGTGGCCAGCAGGCCGGCGCCCGTGTCGCGGCCGAACTTGAAGCCGTAGATGTAGAGCACCACGCCAGCCACGCCCAGCGTCAACAGCAAACGCAGCCAGGCCGGGATGTGGGCGCCCCGCAGGCCTGCACCGGCGCCGGCCAGGCCCAGCAGCAACAGCAGCGGACCCAGCCAGCCGCTGAGCTGCAAGCCCAGCGGCAGCAGGGCTGCGAGGCCGGCGGCGACGCACCAGCCGAACACCGGCAGCGACAGGCGCGGCAGGGGCGCGGGTTCACGGCCAAGCAGAGCGCCGAAGCGGGCGATCAGCGCGCTCATGGCAGCAGCGCCAGGGCACGCAGGCCCGCGTGCAGGTGCCCGTCGCCGCGCCCGGGGCCGAGGTGCTCGCCGGGCAGGATCAGCTCGGAGACCAGGCCCCGGCGCTCAGCCTCGACCAGCCAGCGGGCCAGGCGCTCGATGCGCTGTTCAGGCGGCAGGTGCAGCAGCTGGGCGTAGTCGAGCCGGACTTCCAGACCGGCCGGGCTTTCGAACTCGCGGACGATGGGCTTGCCGAGCTGGGCGCTGCGCTTCCAGGCCATCAGGCGCAGCGGATCGCCCTGCCGATGCTCGCGCAGGCCGTGGACCTCCTCGCTGGGGCTGCGCTGCCGGCGTACGCCGCTGCTGGCGCCGTCGCCGGGCAAGGGCGGGGCCTGGTCTTCCAGTCGGGGGTACACCAGCACCTGCGCCTGCGGGTTCAGCCAGCTCCAGACCACAAAGAGGCCGAGCGGCCACCGCGTCGAAAGCTTGATGCGACCGATCGGGTGCAGCCCGCGGCGCGCGGTGGCATAGGGCAGATTCACGCTCACATGGCGCTCCGGCAGCGCTTCGAACACCCGCGCGCGGCCTTCGCGCTCGACGCACAGGCCGCGACGCGCGCGTCGCCCTTCGCCCTCGAAGCGAAGCCGCAGCTCGGCGGTCTCGCCGGCGTGCACGGGCGCGGCAGCGATCTCCACAAGACGCAGGCCCGACAGCCCAAGCCAGCCGCGCAGCAGAGCGGTGTGCACGCTGGAGGCCATCAGGAACACCAGCATCAGCGCCGGGTTGTTGTTGTAGTTGAGGGCGCCGGCGGCCATCACTGCCAGCAGGAGGCAGAAGAACAGGCCGAAGCGGCTGGGCAGCACATAGATGCGCCGGCGGTGGATCTCGATCGGCAGCGCTTCGGTCTCGCGCAGACGGGTCAGCGCCGGCAGCCGGCGCTCGGCCTGGGCCAGCGCGAAACGCCAGGTGCGGGCGGCCAGCGCGCGCATGCTCAGCGACTCAGGCTTCGACCGGCACCGAGGCCAGCAAACGCCGGGCGATCTCCTCGGCGCTCCCGCGGCCGGACTCGACCACCAGGCGATGTGCAGTGGCTTCGACGAAAAGCGCCTGCACGTCCTCGGGCAGCACGTGCGCGCGCCCGCCGAGCAGCGCATGGGCGCGAGCCGCACGCAGCAGGGCGAGGCCTGCGCGCGGCGACAGGCCCACGCGAAGGCCAACGAAGCTGCGGCTGGCCGCCAGCAGGCGCTGCACGTAATCGACCAGGGCCTCGGAGGCATGCACGGCGGCGACCGCGTCACGCAGAGCGAGCACGTCCTGCGCCGAGAGCTGGGGTGTGCAGCGCTGGATCAGCTCGCGGCGGTCGGCCCCGGCCAGCATGGCGCGCTCGTGTGCGGCTTCGGGGTAGCCCATCGACAGGCGCAGCAGGAAGCGGTCCAGCTGGGAGTCGGGCAGCGGAAAGGTGCCCGAGAGATCCACCGGGTTCTGCGTGGCGATCACGAAGAAGGGATGCGGCAGCGCATGGCAGGTGCCGTCGATGGTGACCTGCTGCTCGGCCATGGCCTCCAGCAGGGCGCTCTGCGTGCGCGGCGGCGCGCGGTTGATCTCGTCGGCCAGCAGAAGCTGGGTGAACACCGGCCCCGGATGGAAGCGGAAGCCGCGCTGCTCGGCCTCGTAGACCGAGACGCCGAGGATGTCCGAGGGCAGCAGGTCGGCGGTGAACTGCAGGCGCTGGAATTCGAGGCCCAGGGTGGCTGCCAGCGAGCGCGCGAGCGTGGTCTTGCCCAGCCCGGGCAGATCCTCCACGAGCAGATGGCCGCCAGCGAGCAGGCAGGCGAAGGCGAGTTCGATCTCACGCGGCTTGCCCAGCACCAGCCCGTTGACCTGGGCGAGCGCTGCGCCGAGGGCGCTGCGGCTTGCCTCGGGTAGGATCGCGGCCGTTCGGGCAGTGGCGGGCATGGGCAGGTCCTTGGAGCAGACGATCGAAATCGCGGAAGCGCGGGAGTGTAGACCCGCAGCAGTGAGCGCGGCATGCCTGTGAACGGCGTCACGTCGGCGTCCTCCGCGTGGCTGCCTCGCCTGTTCTGGGGCGCTTGGGTATTCCTTCTGGTCGGGCGGGCGCTGCTCGCGGCGCAGCTGCCGCTGTTCGGCGACGAGGCCTTCTATGCGTGGGAATCGCGGCACCCCGCCTGGGCCTACTCCGACCTGCCGGGCTTCACCGCCTGGGGCATCCTGGTGGGACGCGCCGCGCTTGAGTCCGAGCTCGGCATCCGCCTCACGAGCCTGCTGCTGGGCGCGCTGCTGCCGCTGCAGTTGATGCGTATCGCCGACGCTTCGGGGCTTGGCGCCTGGCGCTGGCAGGCGGGGCTGCTGGCTCTTCTGCTGCCCCTGCTGTCGATCAACGGACTCATGGCCCTGCCCGAGCCATCCCTGCTGATGGCGGCGATGCTGTGCCTGCATGCGCTGCTCCGGCTGCTGGACTTGGGCCCTGCAGCAAGCTGGTCGCGCGCGGTGCTGCCGCTCTGCGAGCTGCTGATCGGGCTGAGCCTGGGGGCCTTCACCCACTACCGCTTTCTGGCCGTCCTGGCGGCGGGTGGGCTGGCCTTGCTTTGCGTTCCGGCGGCGCGCCAGCTGCTGCGCCATCCGCGGCTGTGGGCGGTCGGCCTGCTCGGGCTGTGCGCCTGGCTGCCGCTGCTGCTGTTCGACGCCAGCGGCCAGCAGGCGGGATGGCGCTTCCAGTTTGTCGAGCGCC
This region includes:
- a CDS encoding DUF58 domain-containing protein, with protein sequence MRALAARTWRFALAQAERRLPALTRLRETEALPIEIHRRRIYVLPSRFGLFFCLLLAVMAAGALNYNNNPALMLVFLMASSVHTALLRGWLGLSGLRLVEIAAAPVHAGETAELRLRFEGEGRRARRGLCVEREGRARVFEALPERHVSVNLPYATARRGLHPIGRIKLSTRWPLGLFVVWSWLNPQAQVLVYPRLEDQAPPLPGDGASSGVRRQRSPSEEVHGLREHRQGDPLRLMAWKRSAQLGKPIVREFESPAGLEVRLDYAQLLHLPPEQRIERLARWLVEAERRGLVSELILPGEHLGPGRGDGHLHAGLRALALLP
- a CDS encoding DUF3488 domain-containing transglutaminase family protein, which encodes MSALIARFGALLGREPAPLPRLSLPVFGWCVAAGLAALLPLGLQLSGWLGPLLLLLGLAGAGAGLRGAHIPAWLRLLLTLGVAGVVLYIYGFKFGRDTGAGLLATMLALKLLETNTLRDARALLSFSLFAIMAAFLQDQGPLTLLLALLSAVLILTALARVSEIESGSPTEAPGLARRLRATGLLMLLSLPLAAVGFLLFPRLPQPLWGLPENSDQAKTGLSDRMSPGDILNLIGDDTPVLRVEFIGARPEEQRLYWRGPVLTQFDGRTWAFSPWLSQPQPLPSALREGERFRYRMTQEPNERHWVVGLDAVDPRTLAATEGLQLLQDDSVVSARRLTDVMRFELESTIEGVVATSLSAHMRRQMLRLPEEFNPQTLALVQGWQAEGLDDDALVSKALELFNREFSYSLSPAPLGRHSVDEFMFQTREGFCEHFASAFTVMMRMAGIPARVVTGYQGGFYNPIGDYVLVRQSDAHAWSEIWMDERGWVRIDPTAAVSPQRIEGGNSIDAESQSGWKSGLGPLLDAADWLRHGWNTLVLGFNAARQRSLLLSFGIDASDWRELGLALAGAFGLALALTLWLVLRGGPRSADPLVAAWLLFCRRLGKLGIERRADEAPLSFGRRAAAALPRLAADLLELTRAYSAQRYAADADDAERARLIRALRAFRPRRHRATVPSSAPTGVKP
- a CDS encoding AAA family ATPase, with the protein product MPATARTAAILPEASRSALGAALAQVNGLVLGKPREIELAFACLLAGGHLLVEDLPGLGKTTLARSLAATLGLEFQRLQFTADLLPSDILGVSVYEAEQRGFRFHPGPVFTQLLLADEINRAPPRTQSALLEAMAEQQVTIDGTCHALPHPFFVIATQNPVDLSGTFPLPDSQLDRFLLRLSMGYPEAAHERAMLAGADRRELIQRCTPQLSAQDVLALRDAVAAVHASEALVDYVQRLLAASRSFVGLRVGLSPRAGLALLRAARAHALLGGRAHVLPEDVQALFVEATAHRLVVESGRGSAEEIARRLLASVPVEA